A region from the Benincasa hispida cultivar B227 chromosome 10, ASM972705v1, whole genome shotgun sequence genome encodes:
- the LOC120088902 gene encoding extensin-like → MSINHHHLHHHHHLHLSVYKSPPPHLPLHHLLTSISLPHHPSPSPPPPYVYKITSSPSPSPPPPYVYKSPPPPSPSPPPPYIYKSPPPPSLSPPTPYIYKSPPPPSPSPPPLYYYKSPPPPLRSPPPPYYYRSPPPPLKSPPPPYYYKSPPPPSPLPPTTYYYKSPPPPYKHHPH, encoded by the coding sequence ATGTCTATAAATCACCACCACCTCCATCACCATCACCACCTCCACCTTAGTGTCTATAAGTCACCTCCACCGCATCTCCCTCTCCACCACCTCCTTACGTCTATAAGTCTCCCCCACCACCCGTCTCCATCACCACCACCTCCCTATGTTTACAAAATCACCTCCTCACCGTCCCCCTCTCCACCACCTCCCTATGTCTATAAATCACCACCACCTCCATCCCCGTCTCCTCCCCCTCCTTATATCTATAAATCACCACCTCCACCATCTCTATCACCACCTACTCCATATATTTACAAATCTCCACCTCCACCATCTCCATCACCTCCTCCACTTTATTATTATAAGTCACCTCCACCCCCCTTACGGTCACCACCACCTCCTTACTATTACAGGTCCCCTCCACCTCCATTGAAATCTCCACCACCACCATATTATTATAAATCTCCACCACCACCATCTCCATTACCACCAACTACCTATTACTACAAATCACCACCTCCACCATACAAACATCATCCACACTAG
- the LOC120088903 gene encoding extensin-2-like encodes MSTSLPTTISIATASLCLQITSSTIPFSATPYVYKSPPPPSPSTPPPYVYKSPPPPSPSPPPPYVYKSPPPPSPSPPPPYVYKSPPPPFPSPLPPYVYKSPPPLTITTLHLMFISLSTTISLPPPPYVYKSPPPPSPSPPPPYIYKSPPPPSPSPPPPYVYKSPPHHLYHHRLPMSTNHLLHHPHLHHSLCLKSPPPPSPSPPPPYVYKSPPPPSPSPPPPYVYKSPPPPSPSPPPPYIYKSPPPPSPSHHSLSLHVSPTAISITTTSIYL; translated from the coding sequence ATGTCTACAAGTCTCCCCACCACCATCTCCATCGCCACCGCCTCCCTATGTTTACAAATCACCTCCTCCACCATCCCCTTCTCCGCCACCCCCTATGTCTATAAATCACCACCACCCCCATCACCATCCACACCTCCACCTTATGTCTATAAATCTCCTCCACCACCATCTCCCTCTCCACCGCCTCCTTATGTCTACAAGTCTCCCCCACCACCATCTCCATCGCCACCGCCTCCCTATGTTTACAAATCACCTCCTCCACCATTCCCCTCTCCACTACCTCCCTATGTCTATAAATCACCACCACCCCTCACCATCACCACACTCCACCTTATGTTTATAAGTCTCTCCACCACCATCTCCCTCCCACCACCTCCCTATGTTTACAAGTCTCCACCACCGCCATCTCCATCACCACCACCTCCCTACATCTATAAATCACCACCACCTCCATCACCATCACCACCTCCACCTTATGTTTACAAGTCTCCCCCCCACCATCTCTATCACCACCGCCTCCCTATGTCTACAAATCACCTCCTCCACCATCCCCATCTCCACCACTCCTTATGTCTAAAATCACCACCACCTCCATCACCGTCACCACCTCCACCTTATGTCTATAAGTCACCTCCACCACCATCTCCCTCTCCACCACCTCCCTATGTTTACAAGTCCCCTCCACCACCATCTCCATCACCACCACCTCCATACATCTATAAATCACCACCACCTCCATCACCATCACACCACTCCTTATCTTTACATGTCTCCCCCACCGCCATCTCCATCACCACCACCtccatatatttataa
- the LOC120089190 gene encoding extensin-2-like produces MGTMKPLRHWPKLLSVVVMCLIATTVVAAQLDDALLPIKKPELGDDLPKHQHQRTFSPRNNHHASPPLLKYHHHHKPPPPKYKHHKPPPPPKYKHHKSPPPSYVYKSPPPPSPYIYKSPPPPPYVYKSPPPPSPSPPSPYVYSSPPPPSPSPPPPYIYTSPPPPSPSPPPPYIYKSPPPPSLPTTSLCL; encoded by the coding sequence ATGGGGACTATGAAACCTTTGAGGCATTGGCCTAAGTTGCTCTCGGTGGTGGTAATGTGCCTCATTGCCACCACTGTTGTTGCTGCTCAACTCGACGATGCTTTGCTGCCTATCAAAAAGCCTGAACTTGGTGATGATTTACCAAAACATCAACATCAGAGAACTTTTTCACCAAGGAATAATCATCACGCATCCCCACCGTTGCTAAAATATCACCACCACCACAAGCCGCCGCCACCGAAGTATAAGCACCATAAGCCGCCACCACCACCAAAATATAAGCACCATAAATCTCCACCACCATCATATGTTTACAAGTCTCCACCACCACCATCTCCTTATATCTATAAATCTCCACCGCCACCTCCTTACGTCTACAAGTCACCGCCACCACCATCTCCATCGCCACCCTCACCTTACGTCTACAGCTCTCCTCCACCACCATCTCCATCCCCACCCCCACCTTACATCTACACCTCTCCTCCACCACCATCTCCATCACCACCACCTCCCTATATTTACAAATCACCTCCTCCACCATCCCTCCCCACCACCTCCCTATGTCTATAA
- the LOC120088356 gene encoding E3 ubiquitin-protein ligase BIG BROTHER-like produces MSWNSNIEVHCMNNGYPYSTASFMEYFEGLTYDHVNFIFSGASHSQETIYPLTNSSYYKFGHSDSWSTSHFDAQSFEIQGHESTIDEHRRLLSTAPNEQSLGNRVWEENANPNMSSNNMECPRRHSNYHEYQTIWQDIVDPDNMTYEELVDLGETVGTQSRGLSQELISLLPVSKYKCGFFLRNKSRNERCVICQMEYKRGDQRITLPCKHRYHTSCGTKWLSINKACPICYTEVFGDSSKR; encoded by the exons ATGAGCTGGAACTCAAACATCGAGGTTCATTGCATGAATAACGGTTATCCTTACAGTACGGCTTCTTTTATGGAATACTTTGAAGGTTTAACGTACGATCATgtgaatttcattttttccGGTGCCTCACATTCTCAG GAGACTATTTATCCATTAACTAATTCAAGTTACTACAAGTTTGGGCATTCTGATTCTTGGAGCACTTCACACTTTGATGCTCAATCATTTGAGATTCAAGGGCATGAATCCACTATTGATGAACACAGGAGGCTGCTCTCGACAGCCCCAAATGAACAGAGTTTAGGAAATAGAGTGTGGGAAGAAAATGCCAATCCTAATATGTCCAGTAACAACATGGAAT GCCCTCGGAGGCATTCAAATTATCATGAGTATCAG ACTATTTGGCAAGATATTGTTGATCCTGATAACATGACTTACGAG GAATTAGTAGATTTAGGCGAGACAGTAGGAACTCAAAGTAGAGGCCTCTCGCAAGAACTGATTTCATTGCTTCCAGTATCGAAGTATAAATGTGGATTTTTCTTAAGGAATAAATCACGAAATGAAAG GTGTGTGATATGCCAAATGGAATACAAACGTGGAGATCAAAGAATTACTCTACCGTGCAAACATAGGTACCATACCAGTTGCGGGACCAAATGGCTTAGTATCAACAAG GCATGCCCCATTTGCTACACTGAGGTTTTTGGTGACAGTTCAAAACGATAA
- the LOC120088355 gene encoding uncharacterized protein LOC120088355 → MKMDSSGLGGGFLSGNGGLIDLESPIRRPQKTQLVNPSLTHRHHLNMMSTFEGDHWSLGTVDTKSLGQKDLLMAFNKGKAIASGGITNNNYTSEEDEPSFTEDGECPEFLKGKKGSPWQRMKWTDEIVRLLIAVVACVGDDGEAGTGSKRKSGILQKKGKWKTISKIMLSKGCHVSPQQCEDKFNDLNKRYKRLNDIIGKGTSCRVVENPALMDSMPHLSSKAKDDVRKILSSKHLFYKEMCAYHNGQTIPGCQDVDFQGKILPVANFSKGNNESDEAEDSDSDSDSGESDNEDDHSPVENRLWPSESRGRDKVSADDGPLWSNSVAKNEFEGRIDVFLSDPTKSQWERRDWVEKQMLQLQEQCNNFQAQSVELEKQRFKWLRYCSKKNRDLERARLENERMKLDNERRVLQLKQKEMELELKRCDSSFGPTLGIDRIQGREQLDLGRH, encoded by the coding sequence ATGAAAATGGATAGTTCAGGTTTGGGAGGTGGATTTCTGTCAGGAAATGGGGGGTTAATAGATCTGGAGTCTCCTATTCGAAGACCTCAAAAAACCCAATTGGTCAATCCCTCATTGACACACCGCCATCATTTGAACATGATGAGTACTTTTGAAGGCGATCACTGGTCCCTTGGGACTGTGGACACTAAAAGCTTGGGACAGAAGGATTTACTGATGGCGTTCAATAAAGGGAAAGCTATTGCCTCTGGTGGCATCACAAACAACAACTACACGAGTGAAGAAGACGAGCCAAGTTTTACTGAGGATGGTGAGTGCCCTGAGTTTTTGAAGGGCAAAAAGGGCTCTCCATGGCAGAGAATGAAGTGGACAGATGAGATTGTGAGGCTTCTCATAGCAGTGGTTGCTTGTGTGGGTGATGACGGCGAGGCTGGAACGGGTTCGAAGAGAAAATCTGGGATTTTGCAAAAGAAGGGAAAATGGAAAACAATATCAAAGATTATGCTAAGTAAGGGCTGTCATGTTTCTCCACAGCAGTGTGAGGACAAATTTAATGACTTGAACAAACGATACAAGAGATTGAACGATATTATTGGGAAGGGAACCAGTTGTAGAGTTGTGGAGAACCCTGCACTCATGGACTCAATGCCTCACCTCTCAAGTAAAGCCAAGGATGATGTTCGAAAAATATTAAGCTCAAAACACTTGTTTTATAAGGAAATGTGTGCTTACCATAATGGACAAACGATTCCTGGTTGCCAGGATGTTGATTTCCAAGGTAAAATTTTGCCTGTTGCAAATTTCTCCAAAGGAAATAATGAGTCAGACGAGGCTGAGGACAGTGACAGTGACAGTGACAGTGGTGAATCAGATAATGAAGATGATCACTCTCCTGTGGAAAATAGATTATGGCCATCTGAATCTCGTGGCAGGGATAAAGTGAGTGCAGATGATGGTCCTCTTTGGTCAAACTCTGTTGCAAAGAATGAATTTGAAGGTCGAATTGATGTTTTTCTTTCAGATCCGACAAAGTCCCAATGGGAGCGCAGAGATTGGGTTGAAAAACAGATGCTACAACTTCAGGAGCAATGTAACAACTTCCAGGCTCAATCTGTTGAACTTGAGAAACAACGTTTCAAATGGTTAAGATATTGCAGTAAGAAAAATAGGGATTTGGAGAGAGCGAGGCTTGAAAATGAGAGGATGAAACTAGATAATGAGCGGAGAGTATTGCAACTGAAGCAGAAGGAAATGGAACTAGAATTAAAAAGGTGTGACTCATCCTTCGGGCCAACCCTTGGCATTGATAGAATTCAAGGGAGAGAGCAACTTGATTTAGGTAGACATTGA